One Luteibacter aegosomaticola genomic window carries:
- a CDS encoding DUF748 domain-containing protein, giving the protein MHVRYRRSLWVLLALAIVLIAARVALPYIVLGQLNARLAHMGAYSGHIEDIDIHLWRGAYSIDNMRIAKTEGSLPVPLFDAERTDISLSWPALTRGHLRGKVEFYEPTLNFVDGRGEGDSQTGKGVDWRAELRAIVPTRIDELRVTNGTVTFHNFVSSPKVDLKMTDVNGTVTNLTNVQREGGARVAHLDVTAHILGDAPLQAKAEFDPLEKAGDFRYELTVHGIKLVRANDLVRAYSGLDFAAGEGDFVMELQAKDRKLDGYAKPLFHGLKIFSWKQDVEQDKKGPLKLAYEAVAEGVSKVFKNQSKDQFATRVPISGTIDNRNMSTSQAIIGILRNAFVEAYKPNLEHLTARPEADKE; this is encoded by the coding sequence ATGCATGTCCGTTACCGCCGCAGCCTGTGGGTCCTGCTCGCCCTTGCGATCGTCCTGATCGCGGCGCGTGTGGCGCTGCCCTATATCGTCCTCGGCCAACTCAATGCCAGGCTGGCTCACATGGGCGCTTACTCGGGCCATATCGAAGACATCGATATCCACCTCTGGCGCGGCGCGTACTCGATCGACAACATGCGCATCGCCAAGACCGAAGGATCGTTGCCTGTGCCGCTGTTCGATGCGGAGCGCACCGATATCTCGTTGAGCTGGCCAGCGCTCACGCGCGGCCACCTGCGCGGCAAGGTCGAGTTCTACGAGCCCACGCTCAACTTCGTGGATGGCCGGGGCGAGGGCGATTCGCAGACGGGTAAAGGCGTGGACTGGCGCGCCGAGCTGCGTGCCATCGTGCCTACGCGTATCGACGAGCTGCGCGTCACCAACGGTACGGTCACCTTCCATAACTTCGTGTCGAGCCCGAAGGTGGACCTGAAGATGACCGACGTGAATGGCACGGTCACCAACCTCACCAACGTGCAGCGCGAAGGCGGTGCACGCGTGGCGCATCTCGACGTCACGGCGCATATCCTGGGCGATGCGCCGTTGCAGGCGAAGGCCGAGTTCGATCCGCTCGAGAAGGCCGGGGATTTCCGCTACGAGCTTACCGTGCACGGCATCAAGCTCGTGCGCGCCAACGACCTGGTGCGGGCGTATTCGGGGCTCGACTTTGCCGCGGGTGAAGGCGACTTCGTGATGGAGCTGCAGGCAAAGGATCGCAAGCTCGATGGCTACGCCAAGCCGCTCTTCCACGGCCTGAAGATCTTCAGCTGGAAGCAGGATGTGGAGCAGGACAAGAAGGGCCCGCTCAAGCTTGCCTACGAAGCGGTGGCGGAGGGCGTGTCGAAGGTGTTCAAGAACCAGTCGAAGGACCAGTTCGCCACGCGCGTACCCATTTCCGGCACTATCGACAACCGCAACATGTCCACCAGCCAGGCCATCATCGGGATCCTGCGCAACGCGTTCGTCGAAGCCTACAAGCCCAACCTGGAACACCTGACGGCGCGGCCCGAAGCGGACAAGGAATAG